A stretch of the Balnearium lithotrophicum genome encodes the following:
- a CDS encoding glycoside hydrolase family 108 protein: MRFEGGYVNDKDDPGSETKFGISKKQYPNLDIKSLTKEQAKEIYWKDYWLKAKCPDLEAYHPKLAIYHFDTAVNTGIRTAGKILQRAINKQGFKLYVDGIVGPITVSTLKECHIGTLLRDYLLQRELYYKEITDKKKVLRKFFRGWINRTLELYLI; encoded by the coding sequence ATGAGGTTTGAAGGCGGATACGTAAACGATAAGGATGACCCCGGAAGTGAAACAAAATTCGGTATTTCTAAAAAGCAGTACCCTAACCTTGATATCAAGAGCCTAACAAAAGAGCAGGCAAAAGAGATTTATTGGAAAGATTACTGGTTAAAAGCGAAATGCCCTGATTTAGAGGCTTACCATCCTAAACTTGCTATCTACCACTTTGACACGGCCGTAAATACCGGAATAAGAACTGCAGGGAAAATTCTCCAAAGGGCAATCAATAAACAGGGATTTAAGCTCTACGTTGACGGAATTGTAGGCCCAATTACAGTAAGCACTCTTAAAGAATGCCACATCGGAACTCTATTAAGAGATTATTTGCTCCAAAGGGAGCTTTACTATAAAGAAATAACCGATAAAAAGAAAGTTTTAAGGAAGTTCTTTAGAGGCTGGATAAATAGAACCCTGGAGCTTTATTTGATATGA